From one Tetragenococcus osmophilus genomic stretch:
- the ltrA gene encoding group II intron reverse transcriptase/maturase → MSKMLERILDRQNMNEAYKKVRANKGASGVDEVTLDELHAYIQDNWATICQQIRERHYKPQPVKRVGIPKSDGGKRKLGIPTTIDRVIQQAIVQVITPICESHFSEFSYGFRPNRNCEMAVNQLLKTINEGYQWIVDIDLEKFFDNVPQDRLMSLVHRMIQDGDTESLIRKYLKAGVMVADEYHPTDRGAPQGGNLSPILSNIMLNELDKELESRGLAFVRYADDCLIMVKSRTSANRVMHSVIRWIENKLGLKVNGTKSKVTRPSQLKYLGFSFYYDTKAKSWMSRPHEDSVRKFEKKLKMLTQRKWSINFRKRLEKLNEVIRGWINYFSSSSMKAKMERIDAHLRTRLRTIVWKMWKVPSKRQWGLQKLGVNKSLAKLTSYAGNHYQWVATKTCVRRAITKQKLGQAGLVSCLDYYQYRHNIYS, encoded by the coding sequence ATGTCGAAGATGTTAGAACGTATCCTTGACCGGCAAAATATGAATGAGGCTTATAAAAAAGTCCGGGCAAATAAAGGAGCCAGCGGCGTTGACGAAGTCACGCTCGACGAGCTTCATGCCTATATTCAAGACAACTGGGCAACGATCTGTCAACAAATAAGAGAGCGACACTACAAGCCCCAACCTGTAAAGAGAGTTGGGATCCCAAAGTCAGATGGTGGGAAACGAAAACTCGGTATACCTACAACAATAGACCGCGTGATTCAGCAGGCCATTGTTCAGGTTATAACACCCATATGCGAATCCCACTTTTCGGAATTTAGCTATGGATTTCGTCCGAACAGAAATTGTGAAATGGCCGTCAATCAATTATTGAAGACGATCAATGAAGGTTATCAATGGATCGTTGATATAGATCTAGAAAAATTCTTTGATAACGTTCCTCAAGACCGGCTGATGAGTCTTGTACATCGTATGATCCAAGACGGAGACACAGAATCGCTTATTCGAAAATATCTCAAAGCAGGTGTCATGGTCGCCGATGAATACCACCCAACGGATCGAGGAGCCCCACAAGGAGGGAATTTATCGCCCATTCTTAGTAATATCATGCTAAATGAACTGGACAAAGAGCTTGAGAGCCGAGGGCTCGCCTTTGTGAGATACGCCGATGATTGTCTCATCATGGTTAAAAGCCGAACAAGTGCCAATCGAGTGATGCATTCAGTCATTCGTTGGATTGAAAATAAGTTAGGGCTAAAAGTTAATGGAACCAAATCAAAGGTTACGCGGCCCAGCCAGCTAAAATATTTAGGATTTAGTTTCTATTACGACACTAAAGCCAAAAGCTGGATGAGCCGACCTCATGAGGACTCTGTCCGAAAATTCGAGAAAAAACTCAAAATGTTAACTCAAAGAAAATGGTCAATAAACTTTAGAAAGAGGCTGGAAAAGTTAAATGAAGTCATCCGCGGATGGATAAATTACTTTTCCAGCTCGTCCATGAAAGCCAAGATGGAACGGATCGACGCCCATTTAAGAACGCGATTGCGAACCATCGTCTGGAAGATGTGGAAGGTTCCCTCCAAGAGACAATGGGGATTACAAAAGTTAGGTGTAAATAAGAGCTTAGCTAAACTAACATCGTACGCAGGAAACCACTACCAGTGGGTAGCTACCAAAACCTGTGTAAGAAGGGCAATAACTAAACAAAAACTAGGCCAAGCAGGCCTAGTCAGTTGTTTAGATTACTACCAATATAGACATAACATATATTCATAA
- a CDS encoding YtxH domain-containing protein — MGKKDGFLLGAVVGGTAAAVTALLLAPESGKELREKLAKQVDHALDAASDYTDIAKDKGSDLTDLAKEKADDLSKQASELAGSMKSKTKDTADDVKDTVSDAASDYADLASDIAEDAKDTADDVSDQVQDTAEDIIIDVKDTSDAVQDTVAEGAEQGSSIAQDAKEQADEVTNETKDNLAAEHEDIKEDFDDSVEDLKDEVEKNNPSEEN; from the coding sequence ATGGGAAAAAAAGATGGATTTTTACTAGGTGCCGTGGTTGGAGGAACTGCCGCTGCAGTGACCGCTTTGTTATTAGCACCTGAATCAGGCAAAGAATTGCGTGAAAAATTAGCAAAACAAGTAGATCATGCTTTAGACGCTGCTTCAGATTATACTGATATTGCAAAGGATAAAGGCAGTGACTTAACTGACCTTGCTAAAGAAAAAGCAGATGATCTTAGTAAACAAGCAAGTGAGCTTGCTGGTTCAATGAAAAGCAAGACAAAAGATACAGCAGACGATGTGAAAGACACAGTTTCTGATGCTGCATCAGATTATGCTGATTTAGCAAGTGATATAGCAGAAGATGCAAAAGATACAGCAGACGATGTCTCTGACCAAGTTCAAGATACAGCAGAAGATATCATTATCGACGTGAAAGATACTTCAGATGCCGTTCAAGATACAGTAGCTGAAGGTGCTGAGCAAGGAAGCTCCATTGCGCAAGATGCCAAAGAGCAAGCAGATGAAGTAACAAACGAAACAAAAGATAACTTGGCTGCTGAACATGAAGATATCAAAGAAGATTTTGATGATTCAGTAGAAGATCTAAAAGATGAAGTTGAAAAAAATAATCCAAGTGAAGAAAACTAA
- a CDS encoding DUF948 domain-containing protein — translation MTAGGIAGLIAAIAFAVLVIFLVKLLMKVEKTVASVEKTVEEANNTIEVVTKDVDLLSREVEGLLTKGNELFSDVNKKVATIDPLFTAIADLSTSISELNASGKNLVSRINDLGKTTAQTTVAGKVGKTAMKFFKQRNKEE, via the coding sequence ATGACTGCTGGAGGTATTGCCGGTCTAATCGCCGCTATCGCGTTTGCAGTGCTTGTCATCTTTTTGGTAAAGTTATTGATGAAAGTTGAAAAGACAGTAGCTTCTGTTGAAAAAACAGTAGAAGAAGCGAATAATACGATAGAGGTAGTAACAAAAGATGTTGATTTACTTTCACGAGAAGTGGAAGGGTTATTAACAAAAGGAAATGAGTTATTCTCAGATGTAAATAAAAAAGTTGCTACTATCGACCCACTATTTACTGCCATTGCTGATCTAAGTACCAGTATTTCAGAATTAAATGCTTCTGGAAAAAATCTTGTTTCAAGAATTAATGATTTAGGAAAAACAACAGCACAAACAACCGTTGCTGGAAAAGTCGGAAAAACTGCAATGAAGTTTTTTAAACAACGTAATAAAGAAGAATAA
- the galU gene encoding UTP--glucose-1-phosphate uridylyltransferase GalU yields MKVRKAVIPAAGLGTRFLPTTKAMAKEMLPIVDKPTIQFIVEEALNSGIEDILIVTGKGKRPIEDHFDANLELEMSLREKGKDDLLKLVEETTDVNLHFIRQSHPKGLGHAILQAKAFVGNEPFVVMLGDDLMEDQVPLSRQLMDDYEKTHASTIAVMDVPHEDTSKYGIINPERQVEDGLYNVNNFVEKPEPEVAPSDLAIIGRYLLTPEIFTILENLAPGAGGEVQLTDAIDILNKTQRVFAREFRGKRFDVGDKFGFMKTSIEYGLVHPQIKDDLSDYIIELGNQLNQKKQANHSTENKTNKDKKQ; encoded by the coding sequence ATGAAAGTAAGAAAAGCAGTCATTCCAGCCGCTGGTTTGGGTACTCGCTTTTTGCCTACGACAAAGGCAATGGCTAAGGAAATGCTTCCTATTGTCGATAAACCAACGATTCAATTTATCGTAGAAGAGGCGTTAAATTCTGGGATTGAAGATATTTTAATTGTTACTGGTAAGGGGAAACGCCCCATTGAAGATCACTTCGATGCCAATTTAGAATTAGAAATGAGTTTAAGAGAAAAAGGGAAAGACGACTTGCTAAAATTAGTGGAAGAAACCACTGATGTTAACCTACATTTTATTCGTCAATCTCATCCCAAAGGACTTGGCCATGCTATTTTACAAGCTAAAGCATTTGTAGGAAATGAGCCTTTTGTGGTTATGCTAGGTGATGATTTGATGGAAGATCAAGTTCCACTTAGTAGACAATTGATGGATGATTACGAAAAAACACATGCTTCAACAATTGCAGTAATGGATGTTCCTCATGAAGACACATCTAAGTACGGCATTATCAACCCAGAAAGACAAGTAGAAGATGGCTTGTACAACGTCAATAATTTTGTTGAAAAACCTGAACCAGAAGTAGCCCCAAGTGATTTGGCGATTATTGGACGTTATTTACTAACCCCAGAAATTTTTACGATTTTAGAAAATCTAGCACCTGGCGCTGGAGGAGAAGTTCAACTGACTGATGCTATCGATATTTTGAACAAAACGCAGCGTGTGTTTGCTCGTGAGTTTAGAGGCAAACGATTTGATGTTGGTGATAAGTTTGGTTTTATGAAGACAAGCATTGAATATGGTCTTGTTCATCCGCAAATTAAAGATGACTTATCCGATTATATTATTGAGCTTGGAAACCAATTGAACCAAAAGAAACAAGCAAATCACTCTACAGAAAATAAAACAAACAAGGATAAAAAACAATAA
- a CDS encoding NAD(P)H-dependent glycerol-3-phosphate dehydrogenase produces MKQKITVLGPGSWGTALAQVLSENGHEVNLWGDNPAQIDEINTYYTNRHYLPDLKLPENIKGQKDLKTAVADADAILLVVPTKAIRSVAKQLATIVENKPYIVHASKGLEQGSHKRISEVIDEEFPVEKRKGLVVLSGPSHAEEVAVHDITTITAASSDDKAAKYVQQTFMNGYLRIYTNNDVVGVETGAALKNIIAIGSGAIAGLGFGDNAKAAIMTRGLAEISRLGVAMGADPLTFSGLSGVGDLIVTCTSVHSRNWRAGNMLGKGQKLQDVVDNMGMVIEGVSTTKAAMELAEHLGVDMPITETIYRVLYEDKDIDQAAREIMMRDGKVENEFS; encoded by the coding sequence TTGAAACAAAAGATTACTGTGTTAGGCCCCGGGTCTTGGGGAACAGCTTTAGCCCAAGTATTATCCGAAAATGGTCATGAAGTAAATTTATGGGGAGATAATCCGGCTCAAATCGATGAAATTAATACTTACTATACCAATCGACATTACTTGCCCGATTTAAAACTCCCAGAAAATATTAAAGGGCAGAAAGATTTAAAAACAGCGGTCGCAGATGCCGATGCTATTTTATTAGTGGTACCTACAAAAGCGATTCGTAGTGTGGCTAAGCAATTAGCTACGATTGTTGAAAATAAACCTTATATTGTACATGCTTCAAAAGGCTTAGAACAAGGGAGCCATAAACGAATTTCTGAGGTAATTGATGAAGAGTTTCCTGTAGAAAAAAGAAAAGGACTTGTTGTTTTATCTGGACCAAGTCACGCAGAAGAAGTTGCTGTGCATGATATTACCACAATTACTGCTGCAAGTTCGGATGACAAAGCGGCGAAATATGTTCAACAAACCTTTATGAATGGCTATTTACGAATTTACACAAATAACGATGTAGTAGGTGTTGAAACAGGCGCCGCTTTAAAAAATATTATTGCCATTGGTTCTGGAGCAATTGCAGGACTTGGGTTTGGAGATAACGCTAAAGCAGCAATTATGACACGAGGACTAGCTGAAATTAGCCGTTTAGGTGTAGCGATGGGCGCAGACCCATTAACATTTAGTGGTTTAAGTGGTGTAGGGGATTTAATTGTGACTTGTACAAGTGTTCATTCACGGAACTGGCGTGCAGGTAACATGCTTGGAAAAGGACAAAAACTACAAGATGTAGTAGATAACATGGGAATGGTTATTGAAGGTGTGTCTACAACAAAAGCAGCCATGGAATTAGCAGAACACTTAGGCGTGGATATGCCCATAACCGAAACAATCTATCGTGTTCTTTATGAAGATAAAGACATTGATCAAGCAGCTAGAGAAATTATGATGCGTGATGGAAAAGTAGAAAATGAGTTTTCCTAA